Proteins found in one Helicobacter colisuis genomic segment:
- the panC gene encoding pantoate--beta-alanine ligase, with protein sequence MEIFTTTKELRDFIRYHKQQNPHHTLGLVPTMGALHNGHLSLIEASQESCDCTLVSIFVNPTQFGANEDFDKYPRKKEADLSICQKAKVDVVFMPEIEEIYPLDKNFQTTFNAPSAMANTLEGKTRPNHFNGVLQVVHKLFNLTQANKAFFGKKDAQQLLIIQKMVEDLFLPIEIIPCPIIRTQEGLALSSRNAYLSEEGKKKALKISQSLNMVTKMIMLGEIESTKIKQAALEILQDLEVEYFVIVDKNLQEIPRIQKDSTLILVVAKVEGVRLLDNLWL encoded by the coding sequence ATGGAAATTTTTACAACAACAAAAGAATTACGCGATTTTATTCGCTATCATAAACAACAAAATCCACATCATACTCTTGGGCTAGTTCCCACAATGGGCGCTTTGCACAACGGGCATTTATCATTAATAGAAGCTAGTCAAGAATCTTGTGATTGCACCCTTGTTTCTATCTTTGTTAATCCAACGCAATTTGGTGCTAATGAAGATTTTGATAAATATCCGCGCAAAAAGGAAGCCGATTTAAGCATTTGCCAAAAAGCCAAAGTAGATGTTGTTTTTATGCCTGAGATTGAGGAAATCTACCCTTTAGATAAAAATTTTCAAACCACCTTTAATGCACCAAGTGCAATGGCAAACACACTAGAGGGAAAAACACGCCCTAATCACTTCAATGGTGTCTTACAAGTCGTGCATAAGCTTTTTAATCTCACACAAGCTAATAAAGCCTTTTTTGGCAAAAAAGATGCCCAACAACTGCTCATTATCCAAAAAATGGTAGAAGATTTATTTTTGCCTATAGAAATTATACCCTGTCCAATTATCCGCACTCAAGAAGGATTAGCACTTAGCTCCCGCAACGCTTATTTAAGTGAAGAAGGCAAGAAAAAGGCTCTAAAAATCTCTCAATCTTTAAATATGGTAACAAAAATGATTATGCTTGGAGAGATAGAATCAACAAAAATCAAACAAGCCGCTTTAGAAATCTTGCAAGACTTAGAAGTGGAATATTTTGTCATTGTTGATAAAAATCTTCAAGAAATTCCAAGAATCCAAAAAGATTCCACATTAATTCTAGTAGTAGCAAAAGTAGAAGGTGTGCGATTATTAGACAATTTATGGCTATAG